From the Elusimicrobiota bacterium genome, one window contains:
- a CDS encoding PAS domain S-box protein: MIIRKELENKFTKTDESIKQIAELINMWIWETDVNGLYVYSSPAVERIFGFKPEEIVGKKYFYDFFVADRKKELKEYLFKIYNNRESYIDFVNYNLSKNGNIIVLKTAGMPVLDEKGALLGYHGVSIDITKPKQAEERLIELNECFLGFSSNPLDNINRLISYVGKLFNADCALYNRLDKGVLRSLGQWHTPPDFNPVDKPDGHICYDVIKNVANDVFVIRNLPETHYAKTDPNVIRYKLQTYIGIAVKFNKKSVGSLCIVCQRDVIPTENEKKLLEIVALAIGIEESRRYVEVSLLESEQKFRTIAEYSPNMIFINKQGKVVYANKRCEEIIGYKKDELTSPDFDFLTLIAPESKEFVMKSYNNHLNGKEVGTYEYQIFTKKGKIIPVIIATKIIKYEEGNAVLGIITDITERKKIEQILKNDKEKIEYIANKRVGELVKIKKKLTEVKRLSDIGTLAATVAHELRNPLGVIRLAIYNMSKKNTNKSLESHIVNVEKKLMESEQIINNLLNYSKLKIPNYGKVRIYDILKESISFTKKIFCKQNVTVVEKFKSLKLKYIDADSYQISEILNNILSNAYQSVVDKKGKIEVAARLVKKEFIVLTISDNGVGIDEKDIEKVFDPFFTKKPKGTGLGLTICNELVNLHNGEIKIQSTKGKGTVLTLKIPVKKKN; encoded by the coding sequence ATGATTATTCGAAAAGAATTAGAAAATAAATTTACAAAAACTGATGAAAGTATTAAGCAGATTGCCGAATTAATTAATATGTGGATTTGGGAAACAGATGTTAATGGTTTATATGTTTATTCAAGTCCTGCAGTTGAAAGAATATTTGGTTTTAAGCCTGAAGAGATTGTTGGTAAAAAATATTTTTACGATTTTTTCGTGGCCGATAGAAAAAAAGAATTAAAAGAATACTTATTTAAAATTTATAATAATCGGGAATCTTATATTGATTTTGTTAATTATAATTTAAGCAAAAATGGTAATATAATTGTTTTAAAAACAGCTGGTATGCCGGTTTTAGATGAAAAAGGTGCTTTGTTGGGTTATCATGGAGTATCTATTGATATTACTAAACCCAAACAAGCTGAAGAACGATTAATAGAATTGAATGAATGTTTTCTTGGTTTTTCGTCAAATCCTTTAGATAACATTAATCGTCTTATTAGTTATGTTGGAAAACTTTTTAATGCTGATTGTGCACTTTATAATCGTTTAGATAAAGGAGTGCTTCGTTCATTAGGTCAATGGCATACACCGCCGGATTTTAATCCCGTTGACAAGCCGGACGGACATATTTGCTATGATGTAATTAAAAATGTCGCGAATGATGTTTTCGTTATACGCAATCTGCCTGAAACCCACTATGCTAAAACTGATCCAAATGTTATCCGATATAAGCTGCAGACATATATTGGTATAGCGGTAAAATTTAATAAAAAATCTGTTGGTTCATTATGTATTGTTTGTCAGCGAGATGTTATTCCTACCGAAAACGAAAAGAAACTTTTAGAAATTGTTGCGCTTGCAATTGGAATAGAAGAAAGTCGAAGGTATGTAGAAGTATCATTATTGGAAAGTGAACAGAAATTCAGAACTATTGCTGAATATTCACCTAATATGATTTTTATCAACAAGCAGGGTAAAGTGGTATATGCAAACAAAAGATGTGAAGAGATTATTGGATATAAAAAAGATGAGTTGACTTCTCCGGATTTTGATTTTCTGACTTTAATCGCGCCGGAATCAAAAGAATTTGTAATGAAATCTTATAATAATCATCTGAATGGCAAAGAAGTCGGTACGTATGAATATCAGATTTTTACTAAAAAGGGAAAAATAATCCCGGTAATAATTGCAACAAAAATAATAAAATATGAAGAAGGAAATGCTGTTCTCGGGATAATAACCGATATTACTGAACGTAAGAAAATAGAGCAAATATTAAAAAATGATAAAGAAAAAATTGAATATATTGCCAATAAAAGAGTTGGAGAGCTGGTAAAAATTAAAAAGAAATTAACTGAGGTAAAACGTCTTTCTGATATAGGTACACTTGCGGCAACGGTTGCACATGAACTGCGTAATCCTTTGGGAGTTATCAGATTAGCGATTTATAATATGAGTAAAAAAAATACTAATAAATCGCTGGAGAGTCACATTGTCAATGTAGAAAAGAAATTAATGGAGTCTGAACAGATAATAAACAATCTTTTAAATTATTCAAAATTGAAAATTCCGAATTATGGGAAAGTTCGGATTTATGATATATTAAAAGAAAGTATTTCTTTTACGAAAAAAATATTTTGTAAACAAAATGTTACGGTCGTTGAAAAGTTTAAATCTCTTAAATTAAAATATATTGATGCAGATTCTTATCAGATATCAGAAATATTAAATAATATTTTAAGTAATGCATATCAATCTGTCGTAGATAAAAAAGGAAAAATAGAAGTAGCTGCCAGGCTTGTCAAAAAGGAGTTTATCGTTTTAACTATCAGTGATAATGGTGTAGGTATAGATGAGAAAGATATTGAAAAAGTATTTGACCCATTTTTTACTAAAAAGCCCAAAGGAACGGGACTGGGACTTACAATATGTAATGAATTAGTTAATCTTCATAATGGTGAAATAAAAATTCAGAGTACAAAAGGTAAAGGAACAGTTCTTACTTTAAAAATACCAGTCAAAAAAAAGAATTAA